One window from the genome of Rhodocyclaceae bacterium encodes:
- a CDS encoding cell division protein ZapA, with product MSEGRLSADGKALEVTILGREFRIACPPGQEQELLDAVTYVDNKMRDIRDGAKVMGAERVAIMAALNIAHEHLTTRVAGPLDVSELRRRVSVLNASLDEALSEQDKLF from the coding sequence ATGAGTGAAGGGCGGCTTTCGGCCGATGGCAAGGCGCTCGAGGTCACGATCCTCGGTCGCGAATTCCGCATTGCCTGCCCGCCCGGCCAGGAACAGGAGTTGCTCGACGCCGTCACCTATGTCGACAACAAGATGCGCGACATCCGCGACGGCGCGAAGGTCATGGGCGCGGAACGCGTGGCGATCATGGCTGCGCTCAATATCGCGCATGAACACCTCACCACGCGCGTTGCCGGGCCGCTCGACGTGTCGGAACTGCGGCGCCGCGTCTCGGTGCTCAATGCCTCCCTCGACGAAGCATTGTCGGAGCAGGACAAGCTGTTCTAG
- a CDS encoding TonB-dependent receptor → MKSPTPRHAAALSAVALCLVPVADVMAQMVPATDPAATARSTPSAAAQLSPVALREVVVTATRFEEQAGDRPVNLSVIPREAITTTPARTLPELLALQPGISVRDLYGGGASGATVDLRGFGSVAGQNTLVLVDGRPLNDADLSAVSWSTLPLTSIERVEILRGSGAVLYGAGASAGVINVITRMARPGERSAELTLQGGSLSTGAVAFNGNLGSGPLALRLYATHLESDGWRANSSNAQDIGQADLRWRDGPNTLTARLAMDRQNNRLPGARRVQPSAGTNQLEANPRGTSTPLDYAVRDGARASLDFDRVLDIGEFNLGVGWRNKNQASYFDFSGFPNYSERELSVLGITPRMRFVNTLGEARLSTTVGVDVYRWDYRQASSNSQSNIVRPSNTVAAAQDNAAFYLASTASFDATGTTVTAGLRRERYKADASDFHDPAAPGGASGSAAPAGNQTLYQHAWELGVRQSLSGAWSALGRAGRSYRFANIDEIYGSNASFTNEFQFLRPQVATGGEVALDYITPSAGARLTLHRLDVDDEIRLDPFTSGIGNTNLPALRRQGTELGGWWKAAPTLRLTLAYTWTQARFREGVLPGTAPSNQTNIALAGRTVPLVPAHQVALGASWKPVTELTLSASARKVASSVMDNDEGNTLAARIPGYTLVDLRAAWDARSWQFALAVNNLFDRSYFNYGVRSVSASTPDRYNAYPLPGRTALATVAYRFQ, encoded by the coding sequence ATGAAGAGCCCTACCCCCCGCCACGCTGCCGCGTTGTCGGCAGTGGCGCTGTGCCTCGTCCCGGTCGCGGACGTCATGGCCCAGATGGTCCCCGCCACTGACCCGGCCGCCACCGCGCGCTCGACGCCCTCTGCGGCGGCGCAGTTGTCGCCGGTCGCGCTGCGCGAAGTGGTGGTCACCGCCACCCGCTTCGAGGAGCAGGCTGGCGACCGGCCGGTCAACCTGAGCGTGATCCCGCGCGAGGCGATCACCACGACGCCGGCGCGTACGCTGCCCGAGTTGCTGGCGCTGCAGCCCGGCATCAGCGTGCGGGATCTCTACGGCGGTGGCGCATCGGGTGCGACCGTCGACCTGCGCGGCTTCGGATCGGTTGCCGGGCAGAATACGCTTGTGCTGGTCGATGGCCGACCGCTGAACGACGCCGATCTGTCCGCAGTGTCGTGGTCGACGCTGCCGCTGACCTCGATCGAGCGGGTCGAGATCCTGCGCGGCAGCGGCGCCGTGCTGTACGGTGCCGGCGCCAGCGCTGGCGTGATCAACGTGATCACCCGCATGGCCCGGCCGGGCGAGCGCTCGGCCGAACTGACGCTGCAGGGCGGCAGCCTGTCCACCGGTGCGGTCGCCTTCAACGGCAACCTGGGCAGCGGCCCGCTCGCGCTGCGGCTGTATGCGACCCACCTCGAGAGCGATGGCTGGCGCGCCAACAGCAGCAATGCGCAGGACATCGGTCAGGCGGACCTGCGCTGGCGCGACGGCCCGAACACGCTCACCGCGCGCCTGGCGATGGATCGACAGAACAATCGGCTTCCGGGCGCACGTCGGGTGCAGCCTTCGGCCGGCACGAACCAGCTCGAGGCCAATCCGCGTGGCACCTCGACGCCGCTCGACTATGCGGTACGCGACGGTGCGCGCGCCAGCCTCGATTTCGACCGGGTGCTCGACATCGGCGAGTTCAACCTCGGCGTCGGCTGGCGCAACAAGAACCAGGCGTCGTACTTCGACTTCAGCGGTTTTCCCAACTACTCGGAGCGGGAACTGTCGGTGCTCGGGATCACGCCCAGGATGCGCTTCGTGAACACGCTCGGCGAGGCCCGCCTGTCGACCACGGTCGGCGTCGATGTCTATCGCTGGGACTACCGGCAGGCCTCCAGCAATTCCCAGAGCAACATCGTGCGCCCGTCGAACACGGTCGCGGCGGCGCAGGACAATGCCGCGTTCTACCTCGCGAGCACGGCCTCGTTCGATGCCACCGGCACCACTGTCACCGCCGGGCTGCGCCGCGAGCGCTACAAGGCAGATGCCTCCGACTTCCACGACCCGGCGGCGCCGGGCGGGGCGTCCGGCTCGGCCGCGCCGGCTGGCAACCAGACGCTGTACCAGCACGCGTGGGAACTCGGCGTCCGCCAGTCGCTGTCGGGTGCCTGGTCGGCGCTGGGCCGTGCCGGGCGCAGCTACCGGTTCGCCAACATCGACGAGATCTACGGCAGCAACGCCTCGTTCACCAACGAGTTCCAGTTCCTGCGGCCGCAGGTGGCCACCGGTGGCGAAGTGGCGCTGGACTACATCACGCCATCGGCCGGCGCGCGGCTCACGCTGCACCGGCTGGACGTCGACGACGAAATCCGGCTCGACCCGTTCACCTCCGGCATCGGCAACACCAACCTGCCGGCGCTGCGCCGGCAGGGCACCGAGCTCGGCGGTTGGTGGAAGGCAGCACCGACCCTGCGCCTCACCCTGGCCTATACCTGGACGCAGGCACGCTTCCGCGAAGGCGTGCTGCCCGGCACTGCGCCGTCCAACCAGACCAACATCGCGCTTGCCGGGCGTACGGTGCCACTGGTGCCTGCTCATCAGGTCGCGCTGGGTGCGTCCTGGAAGCCGGTGACGGAACTGACCCTGTCGGCCAGCGCGCGCAAGGTGGCCAGCTCGGTAATGGACAACGACGAGGGCAATACGCTAGCCGCACGTATCCCGGGCTACACGCTGGTCGACCTGCGCGCTGCATGGGACGCGCGCAGCTGGCAGTTCGCGCTGGCGGTGAACAACCTGTTCGATCGGAGCTATTTCAACTACGGCGTCCGTTCCGTGTCTGCCTCCACGCCCGATCGATACAACGCCTATCCGCTGCCTGGCCGCACGGCGCTGGCGACGGTGGCGTACCGTTTTCAGTGA
- the msbA gene encoding lipid A export permease/ATP-binding protein MsbA, which produces MASSKDPSAGSPPVDSVALYRRLLGFVKPHALIFGCAILGMVGVAASEATLPLVMKPILDGTFVERDPKWITLIPILLIGLFAVRGVATFLATYCTQYVGSRVVLDLRTRMFDNLVRLPAAFYERHASGNVISRLTYDAAQVTTAATDAITILVRDGVTIIALLCVLVWIDWQLTLIVFAMAPLIAWIVRLVSRRLREASLGAQRSMGDITHVLQETVENQKVVKVFGGQDFERRRFFDVSNRMRRYTMKHVTAAAANVPVVQMIAAVAVSIVLYIAANRAMQDQTTVGAFMSFVTAMLLLTSPLKRLTSINEHLQRGLAAAQTVFEVIDTLPEPDPGTVDAGRMAGVLSFESVGFRYAATDERQPPALDDITFSVAPGETVALVGTSGSGKTTIANLIPRFHSPTRGRITFDGRDSASLTLASLRRNIALVSQDVTLFNDSVAANIAYGDMIAASRDAVVAAAKAAGAHEFIERMEAGYDTLVGENGIRLSGGQRQRLAIARAFLKDAPILVLDEATSALDTESERQVQAALEQLMHGRSTLVIAHRLSTIERADRILVLSGGRLVESGTHLELLARDGVYARLQQLLEA; this is translated from the coding sequence GTGGCTTCTTCGAAGGATCCCTCTGCCGGTTCGCCGCCTGTCGACAGTGTCGCGCTGTACCGCCGCCTGCTCGGCTTCGTCAAGCCGCACGCCCTGATCTTCGGCTGTGCGATCCTCGGCATGGTCGGCGTCGCGGCAAGCGAAGCCACGCTGCCGCTGGTGATGAAGCCGATCCTCGACGGCACGTTCGTCGAACGCGACCCGAAGTGGATCACGCTGATCCCGATACTGCTGATCGGGTTGTTCGCGGTGCGCGGAGTGGCCACCTTCCTCGCCACCTACTGCACCCAGTACGTCGGAAGTCGGGTCGTGCTCGACCTGCGCACCCGCATGTTCGACAACCTGGTACGCCTGCCGGCCGCGTTCTATGAGCGCCATGCCAGCGGCAACGTAATCTCGCGGCTGACCTACGACGCGGCCCAGGTGACCACGGCGGCGACCGATGCCATCACCATCCTGGTGCGCGACGGGGTGACCATTATCGCGCTGCTCTGTGTACTGGTCTGGATCGATTGGCAGCTGACGCTGATCGTGTTCGCGATGGCCCCGCTGATCGCGTGGATCGTCCGCCTGGTCAGCCGTCGCCTGCGCGAGGCGAGCCTCGGTGCGCAGCGTTCGATGGGCGACATTACCCATGTGCTGCAGGAAACAGTCGAGAACCAGAAGGTGGTCAAGGTATTCGGCGGGCAGGACTTCGAACGTCGGCGCTTCTTCGACGTGAGCAACCGCATGCGCCGCTACACGATGAAGCACGTGACGGCCGCCGCGGCCAACGTGCCGGTAGTCCAGATGATCGCCGCGGTCGCGGTGTCGATCGTCCTCTACATCGCGGCCAACCGGGCGATGCAGGACCAGACAACGGTCGGCGCATTCATGTCCTTCGTCACAGCGATGCTCCTGCTGACCTCGCCCCTGAAGCGGCTCACCAGCATCAACGAGCACCTGCAGCGGGGCCTGGCGGCGGCGCAGACGGTGTTCGAGGTCATCGACACTCTGCCCGAACCCGATCCGGGCACCGTCGACGCAGGACGGATGGCTGGTGTGCTCTCGTTCGAATCGGTCGGCTTCCGATATGCGGCAACCGACGAACGGCAGCCCCCGGCGCTCGATGACATCACGTTCTCGGTGGCACCTGGCGAGACCGTCGCGCTGGTCGGCACATCGGGCAGCGGGAAGACGACCATCGCCAACCTCATTCCCCGCTTTCACTCGCCGACGCGGGGCCGGATCACCTTCGATGGGCGCGACAGTGCCTCGCTCACGCTGGCCAGCCTGCGCAGGAACATCGCGCTGGTCAGCCAGGACGTCACCCTGTTCAACGATTCCGTCGCTGCCAATATCGCCTATGGCGACATGATCGCCGCTTCGCGCGATGCAGTGGTGGCAGCGGCGAAGGCAGCCGGCGCGCACGAGTTCATCGAACGCATGGAGGCCGGGTACGACACGCTGGTGGGTGAAAACGGCATCCGTCTGTCGGGCGGGCAGCGCCAGCGGCTGGCGATCGCGCGCGCGTTCCTGAAGGACGCGCCGATACTCGTGCTGGACGAGGCGACGTCTGCACTCGATACCGAATCCGAACGGCAGGTACAGGCGGCCCTGGAGCAACTGATGCACGGGCGCAGCACCCTGGTGATCGCCCACCGGCTATCGACCATCGAGCGCGCAGACCGCATCCTGGTGCTGTCAGGCGGTCGCCTGGTCGAGAGCGGGACCCATCTTGAACTGCTTGCTCGCGATGGGGTCTATGCGCGGCTGCAGCAGTTGCTCGAGGCCTGA
- a CDS encoding glycosyltransferase family 9 protein: MPTEARTAVLLPMPAPPRRVLVVVTRRIGDVLLTTPLIASLRAAWPGARLDALVFAGTGGVLAGLPIVDTVIEVAERPSTRAHALLLRQIAGRYDLALSTIPGDRPTLYARIAGRRALGVHLSGPKHLWKRRLLSASVPYDDCDTHTVLQNLRLADALGIERLPAVHVATGSALPAGIASELDRAPFVVVHPWPRFRYKMWHDDGFVTFGQWARTQGLRVVLSGSGSPDETAYVQSLRGQLPQDTIDLAGRVSLGQLASVLQRATFYLGPDTVVTHMAAALGIPTLALFGPSNPVRWGPWPAAYAGYTSPWQRVGSGRVGNVHLLQGVAPCAPGVPCLLEGCERHVDSGSDCLTRLPASRVIDAATGFLADRDRP; the protein is encoded by the coding sequence ATGCCGACTGAAGCCAGGACAGCCGTCCTGTTGCCGATGCCGGCGCCGCCAAGACGCGTGCTGGTCGTGGTCACGCGCCGCATCGGGGATGTGCTGTTGACCACGCCGCTGATCGCATCGCTTCGCGCCGCATGGCCCGGTGCGCGCCTGGACGCACTGGTGTTCGCCGGGACCGGCGGCGTACTGGCTGGCCTGCCTATCGTCGATACGGTGATCGAGGTGGCCGAACGGCCCTCCACTCGCGCGCATGCGCTGTTGCTGCGCCAGATCGCGGGCCGTTACGACCTCGCGCTGAGCACGATCCCGGGCGATCGCCCGACGCTGTATGCACGCATTGCCGGACGACGTGCGCTCGGGGTACATCTGAGCGGACCCAAGCACCTGTGGAAACGCCGCCTGCTCAGCGCATCGGTTCCGTACGACGACTGCGATACGCATACCGTCCTGCAGAACCTCCGGCTCGCCGATGCATTGGGGATCGAAAGGCTGCCCGCAGTCCATGTCGCCACGGGCTCAGCCCTGCCCGCCGGGATCGCTTCGGAGCTGGACCGCGCGCCGTTCGTGGTCGTGCATCCGTGGCCCCGCTTCCGGTACAAGATGTGGCATGACGATGGCTTCGTCACCTTCGGACAGTGGGCACGCACGCAGGGGCTGCGCGTGGTCCTTTCCGGGTCAGGCTCGCCCGACGAAACAGCCTACGTGCAATCGCTGCGTGGCCAGCTGCCGCAGGACACGATCGACCTCGCCGGCCGCGTGTCGCTGGGGCAGCTGGCGAGCGTGCTGCAACGGGCGACCTTCTACCTGGGGCCGGATACCGTCGTGACACACATGGCGGCCGCGCTGGGCATCCCGACCCTCGCGCTGTTCGGTCCGTCGAACCCTGTGCGATGGGGGCCGTGGCCAGCCGCATACGCCGGGTACACGAGCCCGTGGCAGCGCGTCGGCAGCGGGCGGGTCGGCAACGTGCATCTACTGCAGGGTGTCGCCCCCTGCGCACCCGGCGTACCATGCCTGCTGGAGGGATGCGAGCGCCATGTGGACAGCGGATCGGATTGCCTCACCCGCCTGCCTGCCTCGCGCGTGATCGATGCGGCGACCGGATTCCTGGCCGATCGGGACAGACCGTGA